In a genomic window of Saccharomyces paradoxus chromosome X, complete sequence:
- the VTC4 gene encoding Vtc4p (Vacuolar membrane polyphosphate polymerase~similar to YJL012C), which yields MKFGEHLSKSLIRQYSYYYISYDDLKTELEDNLSKNNGQWTQELETDFLESLEIELDKVYTFCKVKHSEVFRRVKEVQEQVQHTVRLLDSNNPPTQLDFEILEEELSDIIADVHDLAKFSRLNYTGFQKIIKKHDKKTGFILKPVFQVRLDSKPFFKENYDELVVKISQLYDIARTSGRPIKGDSSAGGKQQNFVRQTTKYWVHPDNITELKLIILKHLPVLVFNTNKEFEREDSAITSIYFDNENLDLYYGRLRKDEGAEAHRLRWYGGMSTDTIFVERKTHREDWTGEKSVKARFALKERHVNDFLKGKYTVDQVFAKMRKEGKKPMNEIENLEALASEIQYVMLKKKLRPVVRSFYNRTAFQLPGDARVRISLDTELTMVREDNFDGVDRTHKNWRRTDIGVDWPFKQLDDKDICRFPYAVLEVKLQTQLGQEPPEWVRELVGSHLVEPVPKFSKFIHGVATLLNDKVDSIPFWLPQMDVDIRKPPLPTNIEITRPGRSDNEDNDFDEDDEDDAALVAAMTNAPGNSLDMEESVGYGATSAPNSNANHVVESANAAYYQRKIRNAENSVSKKYYEIVAFFDHYFNGDQISKIPKGTTFDTQIRAPPGKTICVPVRVEPKVYFATERTYLSWLSISILLGGVSTTLLTYGSPTAMIGSIGFFITSLAVLIRTVMVYAKRVVNIRLKRAVNYEDKIGPGMVSVFLILSILFSFFCNLVAK from the coding sequence ATGAAGTTCGGTGAGCACCTAAGCAAGTCTCTTATTAGGCAGTACAGCTATTACTACATTAGTTATGATGATTTGAAGACTGAGTTAGAAGATAACCTATCTAAGAATAACGGTCAGTGGACGCAAGAATTGGAAACAGATTTTTTAGAGTCTTTGGAGATCGAGTTGGACAAAGTTTACACATTTTGCAAAGTTAAGCATAGTGAAGTTTTTAGACGTGTGAAAGAAGTTCAAGAGCAAGTGCAACATACTGTTCGTTTGTTAGACTCCAATAATCCTCCTACTCAGCtagattttgaaatccttgaagaagaactaaGTGATATTATTGCCGACGTTCATGATCTGGCCAAGTTTTCAAGACTGAACTACACGGGTTTCCAAAAGATCATCAAGAAGCACGATAAGAAGACAGGTTTTATCTTGAAACCAGTTTTCCAAGTTAGATTAGACTCTAAGccattttttaaagaaaactatGACGAGCTAGTCGTTAAAATTTCCCAACTGTACGATATTGCCAGAACTTCAGGTCGCCCAATCAAGGGAGATTCATCCGCTGGTGGGAAGCAACAAAATTTTGTCAGGCAAACAACAAAGTATTGGGTTCACCCTGATAATATTACGGAATTGAAATTGATCATCTTAAAGCATTTACCAGTGTTAGTTTTCAACACAAACAAGGAGTTCGAAAGAGAAGATTCCGCCATTACTTCGATCTattttgataatgaaaatttggacCTTTATTATGGTAGAttaagaaaagatgaagGTGCAGAAGCTCATAGATTAAGATGGTATGGAGGTATGTCTACGGACACAATCTTTGTAGAAAGAAAGACCCATAGGGAAGACTGGACTGGTGAGAAATCCGTCAAGGCAAGATTTGCACTAAAGGAACGTCATGTTAATGACTTTTTGAAGGGTAAATATACTGTTGATCAAGTTTTTGCTAAGATGCGTAAAGAGGGGAAGAAGCCAATGaacgaaattgaaaatctAGAAGCTTTAGCATCCGAAATTCAATACGTcatgttgaagaaaaaattgagacCTGTAGTGAGGTCATTTTACAATAGAACTGCCTTCCAATTACCTGGTGATGCAAGAGTTCGTATTTCCCTTGACACAGAGTTAACTATGGTGAGAGAAGACAACTTTGATGGTGTCGATAGAACTCATAAAAATTGGAGAAGAACTGATATTGGTGTCGATTGGCCATTTAAACAGCTAGATGATAAAGATATTTGCCGTTTCCCATATGCAGTCTTGGAGGTTAAATTACAAACTCAATTAGGTCAAGAACCTCCAGAGTGGGTGCGTGAATTGGTTGGGTCTCACTTAGTTGAACCAGTCCCAAAATTCTCCAAGTTCATTCATGGTGTAGCTACTTTACTAAATGATAAAGTGGATTCAATTCCATTTTGGTTACCACAAATGGATGTGGATATCAGGAAACCCCCACTACCTACAAACATTGAAATAACAAGACCTGGCAGATCCGATAACGAAGATAACGACTTCGATGAggatgatgaggatgacGCCGCTTTAGTTGCCGCGATGACAAATGCGCCCGGTAATTCTCTTGATATGGAAGAATCTGTTGGGTACGGAGCTACTTCGGCCCCCAACTCCAACGCTAATCATGTTGTTGAGAGTGCCAATGCTGCTTACtatcaaagaaagattAGAAACGCCGAAAACTCTGTCTCCAAAAAATACTATGAAATCGTAGCATTTTTTGACCACTACTTCAATGGTGATCAAATATCTAAAATTCCAAAAGGTACCACCTTTGATACTCAAATTCGTGCTCCACCAGGAAAGACGATATGTGTCCCAGTTCGTGTGGAACCAAAAGTTTACTTCGCCACTGAAAGAACATATCTGTCTTGGTTATCCATCTCGATATTATTGGGCGGTGTCTCTACTACTTTATTAACCTATGGTTCACCAACAGCCATGATTGGCTCCATTGGGTTCTTCATTACTTCCTTGGCTGTGTTGATACGTACTGTTATGGTTTACGCCAAGAGAGTGGTAAACATTAGACTAAAGAGGGCAGTAAACTATGAGGATAAAATTGGTCCTGGCATGGTTTCTGTGTTCCTAATTCTCtccattttattttcttttttctgcAACTTAGTTGCAAAATGA
- the RPC17 gene encoding DNA-directed RNA polymerase III subunit RPC17 (RNA polymerase III subunit C17~similar to YJL011C) — translation MKVLEERNAFLSDYEVLKFLTDLERKHLWDQKSQAALKKNRSKGKQNRPYNHPELQGITRNVVNYLSINKNYINQEDEGEDRGSSDVKDAEKSGVSKMSDESFAELMTKLNSFKLFKAEKLQIVNQLPANMVHLYSIVEECDARFDEKTIEEMLKIISGYA, via the coding sequence ATGAAAGTTCTCGAAGAAAGAAATGCATTTTTAAGTGACTAtgaagttttgaaattccTAACAGATctagaaagaaaacatcTTTGGGACCAAAAGAGTCAGGCAGCGCTAAAGAAAAATCGCTCAAAAGGTAAGCAAAACAGGCCTTATAATCATCCTGAGTTGCAGGGTATTACTCGCAATGTGGTCAACTACCTCAGtataaacaaaaactaTATCAATCAGGAAGATGAGGGCGAGGACCGAGGAAGCAGCGATGTAAAAGATGCTGAAAAATCCGGCGTAAGCAAAATGAGCGATGAAAGCTTTGCCGAGTTAATGACTAAATTGAATTCCttcaaattattcaaagCGGAAAAACTACAAATTGTCAATCAACTTCCTGCCAATATGGTCCACCTTTACTCTATAGTAGAGGAATGTGATGCAAGATTTGACGAAAAGACAATTGAGGAAATGCTAAAAATCATCTCCGGCTACGCATGA